The Malus sylvestris chromosome 8, drMalSylv7.2, whole genome shotgun sequence genomic interval ATTACCACCAGAGGATGTGGCGTTCACTTCGAGGGAAGTATCATTTACTTCTGGGAATGGTGCagatccagtaggtcgggaattatggtttttcatcaggagctcattgttctgttcagctaccaggagcacagatatcagctggttgtattcagtgtAGCCTCGCGCTCTATACTGTTGCTGCAGGAGCACGTTATTGGCATGAAATGTGCTGTAAGTCTTTTCCAGCAATATTTCATCAGTAATGGTATCCCCACAGAgcttcatctgagaggtaatCCTGAACAACGCAGAATTGTACTCCGCCACTGATTTGAAATCCTGAATTCTCAGGTGAGACCACTCATAGCGAgcttttggaagaatcaccgttgtctggTGATTATATCTGCTTCGTAAGGCCTCCCAGAGAgctaacggatcttcaaccgttaagtactcacactttagtgcctcatcaagatggcgGCGAATAAAGATCATAGCCTTCGCCCGATTTTGAGAAGATGAGCTGCTTTCTTCCctgatggtatctccaagattccctgcttccagatggatcttggtatcaaGTACCCAagtaaggtaattcttcccggtaatgtccagggcagcaTATTCAAGCTTAGCCAAGTtcgtcattttcttttctgaaagaaaatgagatgtgtaagaacttgcagtaATATGTATTCCTAGAGGAATGTgatgttagaacttctggttcttacaaatttttcattttgatcttcaggccaaaatgataagcactcgaaacttcTGGCTCGAGATTTTCAGGGTGAATGAGAAGGgtgattgtaccgcaccattctcattgaaaGAATGTAACATGGAATGGGCGATTATTCCACACCACTCAAGtagcaagaaaattgaaatacgCAGAGcagggtgggcgattataccgctccacctgaaatttgcagtaaaattaaataacaggtaaatttaaatttgaagagcaaggagggcgattataccgctccacctgaaatttgcagtaaaattaaataacaggtaaatttaaatttgaagagcaaggagggcgattataccgctccacctgaaatttgcagtaaaagtagatctgcagtccaagataggcgatgataccgcaccatcttggatcgcAGTAAGATGAAATTTGCAGTTTAAGATGGACGATTGTACcacaccatcttggattgcagtaaaatcaatataaatattATGTTAGTAATCAATATCCAAACCAAACAAGTAATCAAAGATGTATGTAACCGCTAGTTGGAGAACTACGAGCAGGCATGGAGCAAATAGTTCGTCGCGAGGATATACCACGCAGTTGAggcagatgaagaagatgaacaggaaaaaccttagaggaaacatttattttttttcgttcggcggagagaaatgagagaatgaTTTCCTATATTGTTTAGTGAATGTAAATGAGACATGGTTATACTTAGagactcgtgctgataacgtgttataaaaatgtaaaagttaTAGAAAGATAACCTTTATTCGGGATaggaacgaagcagttgcagagtATTATACCAATACaagctgttgcagaggaagtaatgtatattattactattagatatttttctcttccttttctctctctgcTCAGTTGAACGTTCgtaaagctctatttatagagcatcaccatggaaacaaacaaaaaccctaTTAAGCATATGATATGTCTACTGtatgcatgtgggcatacattattatactatttacaacaatatatatatatatatatgtagtcgACTCCAATCTTCATATGTATATCCATAGTCATAGGTTCAAATTGCTGAATTTTTTTAGAGAGTTTGCTCATCTGTCTTCGCTCACGAAACTTAAAAGGTGATACTTTCTAGCCGAGTTGTATCGCTTCGTTTGTAGGATTTTGTTTTCTGGGTCAGATGCTTTCTTATACTGAGTTAAGATCATCTTCGAATCTCTGTGTTCGAAacctaaaaattgaaaatctgagctgttgaagagagagaaacagagatTTAGACCCTTCATTTCTGTGAGGTGGTCAAAATAGACTTCATGAGGACTACATGATTTAAAATGAGTTTTCCGGATCTTTGAGTCTGTTGACTTCAGACACAAAGATCCAAAGAGGACCTCAATTCTCTTATATTAacgttgtttgtaccatacttgaccaatcccaaaactactgaacaccggtcaacgttataccgtcaaggacccagaagagcttcctttcaaccaggaggccaatcacaatgcgacacgtgtcgacatcagaagccaatcacagcgcgacacgggtcaacatcagaagccaatcacaacacgacacgtgtcaatgtcataacaaaactataaactatcttctataaatagggatcattctcccacaataatctctaatgtcattttgtactaaactattcactagaactcacaaaaagagagcttgaacctatgtatttgtgtaaacccttcacaattaatgagaactcctctactccgtggacgtagccaatctgggtgaaccacgtacatcttgtgtttgcttccctgtctctattcatttacgtacttatcctcactagtgactgaagcaaccaagcgaaggtcacaaaacctgacactttctgttgtatcaaagtcctcactgattttgtgcatcaacatttggcgccgtctgtgggaagcgacacttattcccattctcttcagctttgtcaagctggtttccaccgctcgtacactctcttttggccaagcatctctctccgacatggggagcgaaagaagccatagcacacagaatgacaccccatttggacctagtatgaagcaacgaaaaCATGAgggaaatagagttactcttcaagctaaagtcgatgagctagaggttcagaacaacaagatagcgatgaagaatgaggtcctccaagaacaatatgaaaaactttttgagatgcttcacgaggctaggcatgctcaaacacacaagctcgtcgcccctgttgaggtcaacaatcatctgaatgccccccaacacggagggtcaccgatatccaacacggacatccctgatagggatcgagctacacatcaatatgataatcaacatgagacttctctcaacccagctgcttcaacccgaagcagaagaAGTAGAGGAAAACACCTCTTCACAGagggagtggaaggatcaaaatctg includes:
- the LOC126631509 gene encoding uncharacterized protein LOC126631509 produces the protein MTNLAKLEYAALDITGKNYLTWVLDTKIHLEAGNLGDTIREESSSSSQNRAKAMIFIRRHLDEALKCEYLTVEDPLALWEALRSRYNHQTTVILPKARYEWSHLRIQDFKSVAEYNSALFRITSQMKLCGDTITDEILLEKTYSTFHANNVLLQQQYRARGYTEYNQLISVLLVAEQNNELLMKNHNSRPTGSAPFPEVNDTSLEVNATSSGGNYHKQGRGHKRGRWNKKGKNHGGQFHNQVQRHNSGPSFKNVNRHKGKANMTNAPRNSEGACHRCGGNGHWVRTCRTPKHLVELYQASLKKKGVETNFLDQAKPMDIPDPVFDLSGQFDVTHLDVSDFITKRGNEVYRSD